From the Manihot esculenta cultivar AM560-2 chromosome 3, M.esculenta_v8, whole genome shotgun sequence genome, one window contains:
- the LOC122723290 gene encoding uncharacterized protein LOC122723290, translated as MAIQNKEFLQWPRPMKTEASQRDPDKYCQYHRTHGHDTDNCFQLITEIERLIKRGHLKNFMNRPEEQRPHPNPTAQVPERAGAGTVNDGSSGTINMIVGGTRGRMSRRRKKRSREGESNNAEVMQVVEHSPVAITFSLEDAQGVQMPHDDALAVEAVIHNYRVKKILVDDGSKVNLLPYRVFQQIGIPEEQLVRDQAPVKGIGGIPVPVKGK; from the coding sequence atggctaTCCAAAACAAGGAGTTTCTCCAATGGCCCAGGCCTATGAAAACGGAAGCAAGCCAGCGAGATCCcgacaaatattgtcagtaccaccgcaCACACGGCCATGACACCGATAACTGCTTCCAGTTAATCACAGAgattgagaggctgataaaaagaggGCACCTCAAGAACTTCATGAATAGACCGGAGGAACAGAGGCCTCATCCCAATCCAACAGCCCAAGTGCCAGAAAGGGCGGGAGCTGGaacagtgaatgatgggtccagcggaaccatcaacatgatcgttGGGGGAACcagaggtcggatgagccgtaggagaaagaaaaggagtcgAGAAGGGGAAAGCAACAACGCCGAGGTCATGCAGGTCGTCGAACACTCTCCAGTGGCCATCACCTTCTCTCTGGAAGACGcccagggtgttcagatgccccatgacgaCGCCCTTGCCGTTGAAGCAGTTATTCACAACTACCGAGTCAAGAAGATtttggtggatgatgggagcaaagtaaaccTACTACCCtaccgggttttccagcagatagGAATCCCTGAGGAACAGCTAGTCCGGGACCAAGCACCGGTCAAGGGGATTGGAGGAATACCAGTGCCCGTAAAGGGAAAGTGA